The genome window AGTAAAATTCAGGCAATAACTACTTATTTTGCCACCAGGAAAAATTCCCATTCAGGGGGCTTGTGTTGTACacagattttgtttttgttattagtGAAGAAAGTGTAGGGTGAAGGAAGGCTCTCTGCAACTCAAATCACTAACCTCAGCGATGGTTTTCAGTGGGATTCAAATTTCATAGGGAGGAATCTCAAATCCAGGTCATGCAATTGTTATGAACAAAAGGTCAACCAGATGGGCCAAACCCACGTTGGCTGTGTTGTATGCAGATTACTTATAGTACAATAATGAATGATGGTTTCGTAAGAATAATTGCATCTAAAGGAAATAAAGCAATTGGTTAAGAGAAGTTAGTAGGGTGGTTAGCTTAGATAGGAGAGTAGAAGATGATTCATTCTGTTTCATGATATGAGAACTGAGTATTAGCTCTGTTGTAAGAAAGGGAAAACTCTATAAAGGGGAAATATTTCAAAGTATTttcctttgtttcatttttttctcaacttTCCCTGAAAACTCATTAACCAAATCCAGATTCCCAACACAAAGCCCTACATGGCCCTTTCTTTGGTACCAAAAGTTTAGAGTGAGAGAAGGTTGTCCCATTCCCAGGAATGTTATTAGACAGAAATCCAAGAATGTTATAATTCAAGCATAGCATCTGACAAAAATGATGAGCAAGAGTAAAaaccaacaaataaaaaatctacTCTTTACCCATTGTTCGGATGTGGTGAATTATGGAAGATGGAATTAGAGagaagagaaatgaaaaagtaGAATATTTCCATTGTCTGGATGAGTTGATAAAAGAGGAAGGAATGGAATTTGTATTAGTGGGGCCCACCAAAACCATTTCCTTCCTCAAGAGGCATGAAATCATGTGGAAATGTTTGcagcattttttatatttttgttttaagtttttaaaaatcaaataatttttttaataacattaaaaaaatgttaaatataaaCAAGCCACAAGGGAGGTAAAAAGTTCAGGTTTTTAGgaaataaatctatttttttatttgtataaactttttacaatttctttctttccactCTCATTTCTACCCATCCAAAAAAGCAAACAGAAATTCTTCCACTTCCTTCTCATTTCTATCCATCCAAacatattcttttcattttatttctccaATATTTCTATCATTCCTATTTCTTTCCTCTCTATTTCATTCCTAATCCAAACATAGCATTAAGGATTGTTATTGGACAGAATCCAAAATCTTGTATTTCAAGCATAGCCTCTGTCAATAATGATCATCAAATGTAAAAAGCAACAACAATGATATATATGGAAAATGTTAGGACAGTTATGTGAGCAGTATGGCAGTTATCTGTGCGTTTAATAATTTATAGGGCAGCTGTGTTTAGTAACTTTTCTACAGTTATGCATGTCTCTCTCTAATGCATATGGTGTGTCAGTTTCTGCATTCAGTATTGTATTTTGGGTGTGATTGAGAAGCCTGTGTATTGTGTATTGAGAGAAGTTACTCTCTGTTAGGGGCCCTTATCCTGTGTTTTACACTTTCTATCTGGTATCTGTTGAaaccttttttggtttaattcagaaaaaattataaataacattatcTAGATTGCGTGTGTAACTCTCAAATCTAACAGAAAAGTTCATCCAACTAAATATGGGAAGCCAGATTATGTCTAGGCCTAATCTTAGTTGCTGACAGATGTACTAGGGACAAACAAATAACTACTTCATTAAACTATAGGATTGAGGCATTGGCACATTGCATTATAGTACAAAACAAGTTAGCAGTAATAAAAGGATGTTATTGTTTCTTTTGGGGGAGTAAAAAACAAAAGGCATGTGAAAATAGAAATGCAAAGATTGCTCCATTTCTTACTGTGTTGATTGTTGCTGACCAAGCTGAGACAGAAGAGCTTGCTGAAAAGACAAGAGTTGCTGCCATTGCAAATAAGACCACATGGTTGtgagaaaattacttaaaacaAGCGTCAAATTAGATCACATTACCattttagagaataaaataacacaacatcATCCTCATTAGATCACATTTTAGAGAATCTAATTTTTCAATGCACAAAAAAAATCTCACACTTTAATCATGGAATGTCAAAGTCAATTTTTCCCAAACCTTTAGCTAGGAGACCATCATCCAACCATTTTACCTATGCAACACTCATTCCAGTTAGATCTGATGCTTGTTATTAGAATTTAGCactgaagaaacaaaaaagaaaatagctgTACAAACATTCACAATTACCATTCTTCATACACTCTATATAATCATGACTAGAACTTTCGATATTGGACATTTGGACCATGTACTTATTAATGCACACAAAGATGAGTATGCAACCCTATGATTGAGAATATTAAGAGATACAAAACTCTGAATCTGTCTACCTGCAGTGTCTCGGGTGAGGAAAACAGGCGTAGAAACTCTGGGTTTTGCATCACCTCCCTTAGAGAATTCAAATCAGGCATGCCACGCTGCTCGTTATTGACCCCAAGaatctaaaagtaaataaaaatgttagagAGATCAGTTCAAAACATGAAATTATAGGCACAGACAGTAGGTAAATACCTGATTCATAGTCTGTGGATTGGAAAGGATACTTTGCATCATTTGTGAAATGGCTGGGTTTTGCATTAACTGGGTCAACATAGCAGCATCTGGCATCCCAGTCCCACCCAACATGCCTTCAAGATCTGGCAGTCCAAGCCCTCCTAGACCAGTGGGTGTTGACTGTCGAGCTTCCCCACCAGTAGTAGTTGACCTTCTGGTGTTATTCTGGCCTCCTCCAGCTGCAATattcaacatcaatcaaccCGGTATTAATCACAAGCCAGTCAACAATGTAGCTACCAGCTTGAGAATAGACCAAAATatcagaagtaaaaaaaaattaaaacattagatGAAAAAGAGTCATTCAGTCACTGTATTTGAGGAGAAAATTATGGTAAGAAAATTTACTTCCAGTAGAGGACCAAGGATTAGGAAGTGGGTTCGTATTGGGTACAGGGGAAGTAGCTTCAGAATTAGTAGTTGAGGGATTTGTGGATTGGTTCCTGACTGCTGCAGCATCATTTCCAGTGTTACCAGCCATTGTAGTGGCATTTAAAAACGGTTCTTGAACATTTTCATACATGCGCCTCAGCATGTTGAATCCTTCAGGAGAAGATTCAATGTTGCTCATTGCTCTATCTGTATTCCTCATCATTTCGCGCATGATCTCAGGGTTCCTTGTAGCTTCAAGTGTCTGACGAAGAGTGCTGGGATCATTAAGTATGTGTGCCAGCTCGGGGTTCCTATCCATTAGTTCTTGCATCTGCGGGTTATTCATTATAAGATTCCGCACTATGTCaggattatttattaaattctgCATAGCAGGTGTGTTCATTATATCTCTCATTAAATTGGGATTTGACAAAAATGGTTGCTGCATTTGTTCAAGATCCGGAAAGCCTGCTCCAAATAGACCATTGAGACCACCGCCCCCCATCCCATTGTTACCACCAAGTCCAGGAAACAGTGAAGCTCCAAATCCTGGCCCTCCTAAACCCCCACCCTCATTAGCACCAGCCCCTCTCGTGTTAGCAGTTGTGGTATTGCCGCCACCAACACTATTAGTTCCACCAGTAGTGTTAGATGGAGCAAAACCACGAACCAAATGAACAGTGTGATCAGCCTCCAAACCTACAAATACAAATTGAAAAGTTAGTCATTCACTCATTAAAGAACTACTCTCCAAAACACCAGTGAAAAAATCTAGGTTGCATCAAAAACAATTCCCCATGTTATGTCCTCACTTATCGCCCTAGAGGAATGCAAGCCATACAGCATGTATTCTTCCTATAACACCTTACAGAAGCAGTACTCGTAGAAAATACCACAAATTCCTCAATAAATTAATCCTACATTATTGTTAATATTAAGCCATACAAATGCAAAGAAGAGGTTCATTACTTAATTACACGCTCGCAAAAATCTCTagggaaaataaacaaattacaaGAGACCGAAGAGTATGAAAGTTATAAAACcatgtcaaattttaaataaaaaaaaatgaaatcagcATACCAATAAGAAACACACACGCAGATAACATGTGtgtataatttttcaattaatttatatattaaacatgatatatataatttttcgattaatttatatatgaaacATGAGCAAAATCGCTAAATCGATGCTGCAAAAAACTCAAATCAAAGTCAATACAAAAGAGAAATACACGGAGAACAGCAAGATCGGTAAATACCATAGCTTTGGAGGGTTTGATCATCCTTGAGAATCCGGCCCTTGTAAATCAGGCGCTGTTGATCCGCGGATATGTCACAGTTGCGTGCAACCGCGTCCTTGAAGGATCTGATGGTGGAATCAAGGCCAATCTGAACGGAAAACTTGGAACCATTGGAGCAGCGAATGTTGATGTTGACTCCATTTGCGGCGTTCGACTCCGCGGTCGCACTCTCAGCGGCGGCAGTGGCGTCACCTCCCATGGCCTCCTCAAAGCACGACGGGAGGAAAATCAGGCTCTGCACTTgttaataattgaaatttgagGGGGAAATGGATCGAAAACCCTAACCCTAGAACAAACAATTGAAGCAAACTGGGAAGAATTTGGGAGTTGGAGAACTGAGAGATAACAGAGAAATCCTGACGaagaataaattaagaaaaaggaaaataagataGTATTGCTAGGCCGAGAGAGAAGAGAACCGAAGGACCCCACACTTCTTAACCCACCTAAGCCCGAAAAGAATTGATGTTGGTCTTTTTCAGGAAAGTTGGATCCACGTGCTAAACCTGCGCGTGACCAAAGATGGCAACCGTCTCTTTGCACTGTTATCCTCTCGTAACGCTGGACAAGGTTGTCGAAACAAGCACACTCTTTATGAAGCGCGCGTGAGAATCTCCTGTCatgagtttgtttttattttcaactaattttcaGAGGATTATTAAAttcacattttataatttatataaataatttatcagaATTTGATAACTGtattatgaatataaaatatataataattttattaataattaatttgtataagaaaataatatctaTCTACATGACACATCTTTCTTTTCTAACAggttgtaaattaaattaattaaataaatatgttaaagttatcttatataaaaaaaatagtataaatagtaggatcaatttattacaaataatgataaaaattaatagaatcagtttaatatattatagatataatgtagtttaatttatttgttttatttaggaattaataatataactaataatttgtaaattgattaaaattaatgtttattttttaaaataataatatattaattagaatacttaaattaaagttttaaaaaattttaaaatatattttcaaaagaaaaatgtatcaaattagaaattttttatatgaaaataatcatataggatttttttatattagaaaattttgtATACAAGAATAATTATGTGTTAGAAAAgatgaatcaattttattatactAAATACTAATAgaacaattatatttaatattgataAGAAAGTTATATACTTGGgttagaaaaaattatatcaaatttgaaaactcgtaaaatgtaacaaaaattaTACTTGACAAAAAAATGTGCAATCGGTAGATTAATAATAcatctaaattataaaaaatcatgataattaatcaaaaaagttatcataattataataaattaaaattaaaataaattaaatatcatataatataaaattttcgtaattagtttaaaatataatataatcaattcaatattcaaatatttttcaatctcatacatcatttaaattataattattttcaaatagaataaatatttcacttaataatatcataatcaattaatgaaataataatatcattaaaataaattaattgaattgaataatgTTATTTACTAATTTTGGAGGAAATGAATATGAAATTATGATCTGAGATAATctcataaaatcaaatttatatatatatatatatatatatagagagagagagagaggaaacatataaatttagaatatagatatagataagtaactaaatataaatataaaataaatatgagacTTTTGTAGAAATTctcttttttatgaaaaaatttatgaaaattctgGTGTGGTTATTACGGTATTACCTAAACACCTGAAATGGATGATTGTTTGGAGTTGCACACGCAGTacctttaatataaattttatatttttttaagtttaaattcaatacatagtaacatataaaatatatatatatacatatagtgTTCTTATTACAATATACTTATTTATAAAGTTTATTACAAACTAAATGTAAATCATTCTCACTATAACTTTTAGGGTTTGTTCGATGATGAAGAtaaaataggataaaataatGAGTTTGATAAAACTAGGGAAGCACAAGCATCGTAAGCTCTTATTCTATCTAATATTTAAGGTCACTAGATTTTAGATAATATATGTGTTGACCTATTTTATGTTTGAGGTGGAACAAATATTTGTGTGTTATGAatgttaaaataagtaaatcTGGCTGTTCAACCTATTTAGTCCATCAATACGGGTTGGGTCAAGTATTtcaacattttgatttttgttgacTTACGAAAAGTGTTATTTAGTATTAATGTATGTTTTCGTGTAATCGGACGACAATTGATTTGTAGCAAATCTCACATTgcatgtttttaatcttttaaatcgatatttattataaaaaaataaccatcgtttatttatttattttttgtgcaaCATGTGAGATAAATAGAGTATTGTATAGTAATGCTCTTTAACTGGTATAATTTTACAACATAATAACTCCACCCGTCAATAGCTGACTTGGATTGAGTTAATCTATTGAATTTACGTATTTTTATTGGTTTATCAGACCATGATCTCTTTCCATCAAGCTAACATTTTCTCTCTTTGTGAGTCATGTTTCACTGTTTGACTGACTCTTATTTTCAGAAAATCAATATTCTCACAATTGTCATATAGCATTTCAAGTGTTGAATCCTTCAGAAAAAGCTTAAATAGTGACTTCACAAATATCATGCAGTTTTTATTCAATGACTAAATTTAAACTACTGGAATTAAATtgttgaaattaaaatgcacaaaatcaaaataaagaaaagaaataacacaactatcctaaaaaaacaaaacacataaTGCAATTAACTAAAAGAAAGATAGGGTAAGAAAtcttgggttgcctcccagtaagcgtttttttaacgtcattagcttgacgggtccaatgccttcaaggtggcatgaaggTCACATAAAACACATCCTCCTTGCATTTTCGTCTCTTAGCTAGAGACACCATGAAACTTGTATATTCTGGAAGCACCTTCCACATTATTGCAAGAGAAGTGGTAGCgatcaaggaaagaatgacacTTAAGGTTTTATCATGTTCTCCATGCCTTTCTTCCTTGACAATCAATTGATGAGGAGGGGTATTGACTTAGAGAAtactttcttgttgaatttctacTTGTGAGTACTTCTCCCATTGTTGTGCTTTCtcctcatttctttctctttcttcattCTTTTCTCCTCCCTCATCACGCACATCTTCCtcagttttcttttccttctcttctctcttagTGAAAATTACCTTGCAATCCTCTTTGGGCTTCATCTCAGCATTTACCGCAAAGGTTTCAGTGGGCTTTTCAGCAACTAGCTCAGTTAGTTGGCCTATTTGTACCTCCAAATTTTTTATTGCTGCATCAGTCCTCTTCATATGTGACCTTGTTTCCTGCATGAATTGTATTAACAATTCTTCTATATTGGTGGGCTTCTCTTCTTGACTCGGCCCCTGGCTAGGATGCTGATTGAAGTTATTACTTGGATAATATCTCCAATCGTggtcctacaaaaaattatcgCTCTGATAGAATCCTGGTGGTCCTCTTTGATGGAATCCTTGATGATTATGACTGCCCATGTAGTTAACTTCATTGGATGCGTCATCTTGGACCATGCATAAGCCTGACTCATGTGTTCCTCCACATATGTGACATCCCCCTACCTGTATAACATAAGAGTGAGAAGGACTTACcgcttgtagttgttgtggaagcttgtTAAAGGTCTCTGTTAGGGCTTCTATTTGTCGGGACAACAGCTTGTTCTGAGCTAAGGTTGCATCTTGAGTGGTGAGTTCTAGAAGGCTTCTCTTTGTTGGTGCATATGTGCGATCACGAAGAATGGCGTGATCACTAGCCGCCACGTTTTCTATGAGTTCCATTGCCTCCTCCGATGTCTTTAGCTTGATCTTCCCTCCTGCGGATGCATCTAGTAATTGCTTTGATTGTGGTCGCAGGCCACCTATGAAGATGTTCAGTTGCACCGGTTCATTGTACCCATGTGTAGGCGTCTTCTTGAGTAGTCTATGGAAACGGTCGAGCGCTTCGCTGAGGGATTCGTTAGGAAATTGATGGAATAAAGAGATTTCCATCTTCCCTTCAGAGGTCTTTGATTCTAGGAAgtatttcttcaagaatttcTCCACCACCTCATCCCATGTCCGCAGGCTACTATTCCCCTTAAACGAGCGAAGCCATATTTTTGCTTTACCGGCCAAGGAGAAAGAGAATAGATTGAGGCGGATGACATCTTCTGGCACTCCTGCTATCTTCACCGTGTTGCAAATGTCAATGTATGTGGCCAGATGTGCGTATGGATCTTCACTTGGTAGGCCGTGAAATAGATTCCCTTGAATCAACTGGATGAAGGAATATGGATATGAGAAGTTGGCCGCCTGCACCTCTGATCTGGCTATGCTAGTGAAGTATTGAGGTATAATAGGACTAGAGTAATCCTCTAGCGTCATCCTCTGTGGACGATCTTCTGCCATGATGCGTTCTTTAAAGAAAGAATGTGcattgttcacaaaagaaacaACTACCGTGCACGTTATCAcagaacaaaaattaaacttaaatttttttttatatatataaaagaaaataataaagagaaaaaattgaaaaataaaatgaatcaacaaaaaaaaaagaaagtaaaataaaaagtgaaaactaaTTGCTTTAAAATTGGAATATGCAAATAATCAAGTACGAAAAACAAAAtccccgacaacggcgccaaaaacttgttaactcgttgacaagtgtaccaaatttgtcacaagtagtaaactcGGAAGTCCAAATGTCGAATCCACaggaactttgtttgtacttagattaatacaaacccaatttaaaagcaatagataaataatttaaaataaatataagaaaatataggagataaaataaagatttaaaagaaaggataaaagatttaaagataagaataaaagatagaaaagataaaatatttaaattaagatatgataaagataaaataaaataaaagataaaagataagataagaaaagtaaaagataaaaatagaagataaaagaaataaaatcagaaTTTAATAAGGTTGGGACCTGGTCTGCCTTGTTTGCTTAGAATGTAtcagtttatgatttttctttatcaatttaggtGACTCTGTTCTACCTACATCTGTTCAATTACTTGCCCTTGATTCCTCAcaatgacaagcctattttatctatcttccaaattcatttgcaaagactcaacaaatgcatgaagtatgaattctagatgtttgcaagaatgcatgggcataaaattatcattctattcctagcaatgattttcttatgaaatcctttctttttgttctattagaaattatcctCTTCCGaacgtctaacccctaaaaccaatgcatgcataccttcttcttaaatcttatttagaagttatcCTCTCCTGAGCGTCTAACCCATAacagaatataaagatgaataatgcaagctaaaagcagaaaagataatagaatagaaaacacctaaatagtgagtacatcatacatcacatgacttttaggcctgccagaccCTAACTAGATTTAGCCTACCCACTCATGACCATTGAGGGCTTTAAAATGGATGAGGTATAAGAAGTGATGGGATaagaggggtgaaagaaagtGATTAAATGAAACCCCTAGAAGAGGGGGATTCTGTGGTGTTTTGCTTGGCTTGAGGCTAAAAAGCTTCCTTTCTGATATTTTTGATATCTTTTGGATTTGTGTTGCTTGTAATCATATCTTCCTGAGACTTCCTGATACTTTAGATATTTTCTCGATCTTTTTCTCCTTTAATCTCTCTTCCCCATAtctgcaagccataaataagaaaaatatcagatcttaatatttaagccaaagataactgctaaataaaaatttttaaagatattttcaatatatttttattatcaaaataactcatatttagtaATTATCAGTCACCCACAAACCTGAATTGACCCAAATCAATCCAAACAATTTGAGTTGGATCATTTATGTATTTGGGTTTAAATCGAATTGAACCGATTCAAATCGTTCTTGTAGGGGTTGAGTCACGGGTTTAAATTTATAGATCCGATCAAAAGTAGAGTTGTTCGATTTGACTTTAAATACTACTAATATTGGAACTCCAAGTGTTGGAGGGCAAGTGTTTGGACAACTAGTATTGGAACTTCCTAAGGTATTACTTTTGGGTACATCCTTATTTGTTTCacatttttattcatatttatttttgctgccatatttataatattaatgaatcatattttgtttatttatttcagCACACTTAATCGTAACAAATCTAGTTACAGTAAAGCTGGTTGCAAGAAATTAGTTTGTAGGAAATGTTGTGATTCAGACTATTATACTGGATCTTGTCGAAgactattttgttttaatttatattagtctattttagaatattatgttgatggtattaaatgaatcaattttagtGCTTTCagacatttgataatattgtgttaatCATATTGGATATTTGAatgaatcatgatataaaatagtaattctaagaaaaaaaaagatcaaatagaTGGGTAGCCTGTTGGCCCAAACTAAACCAAACCATTTATAAATGGGTTGGAttgagtttcaaaaaaaaattgtgaaaactgaaccaaaccaaaccgaTCAAATTTAATAGGGATGAGTCTTAAATTTGACCAAAATCGTCCTGAACCGGCTAGCGAAGACCCTAGCAACCCCAATAGAGTTAGATTAAGTAAGTTGTTTAGGATAaagagttattattttttattaaattttgtctAATTATGGGGGAGGGTTGTTTAAATTCAAGCATTGTTTCCTATGtaagaaacaaatatttataaataaaaaataatattttaatgatggaataaaatttagcacaaataaaaagtattaaattgtGGAATTCTTAAGAATTGTAGAGTTGGAATAAAATGTGGGtagttaaatttgttaatatgaTGCGGCATAATGGATCCATTTTGAACAGATTTAAGAATTCAAAACAAGTTACCTAAACGAACACTAATAAATCTACCACTCATGTAGATTTATAGAGTTTTTTTTGCTTGATAGTTGAAATAGTTCAtgaaaaaattatgagaaaacAACCCAACAATAGGAAATTTATGTGATTCTTATTCTTAaggtttttattgaaatttgcaTGATTTTCCTTAGTTATTTACGTTTAAGTGTAAGAGGCATGAGTAAGAAAACATGACAACATCACGAtacaaaaagttttttttttaattgcaagCAGTGATGGATCCAAAAGTATTATATTGTGGGGACAATACTCATGCATAAATTTGTGGGAGCAATATATTatagattaaatttttatattgtatttcAAACTATGAgggtaatttaaaattatacatatatattttgttaaaaaagttAATGGGAGTAATTGCCCTCAATATCCACTAAGTGGATCCATCCTGACAGCAAGGATCCCAAAGAAACATTATAATGAGACAAAGTGCAAAATTGTACAAGTAAGAATGGGTAGTTGGCACACAAGACTAGAAAATTGGAGCCTAATGCCAAAATATTGACTCCCAACACTAGagtgaataaaaaaatccaaaaaagtaTGGCAGCGAGGACAATCATAGTCTCTTAATCTATGACGATTTCTTAAGCACAATGTTTTTGAATGGTTGGGTAAGCTCCAAACGTATGGTTGCTACATATTCAAAGAAGGTTAAATGATCATTTTTGTCCCTGAATGTGTAATTTGCTGACAAATTcgtccctgaaagatgaaaatataaaatttagtccccgaaaatataaaaagtgcaAAAAATTTATCTGACCATCAACTTTCGTCCGTTACTGAATAAATTTGCTTACTTAGCATAGAGAGACGAATTTGTCACAAAATTGATTACTAACATGGTCATGCTGACTAGATTGGACGAAAATGTtagtaaaatacaatttttggacataaatgtcaatatttttttgttggaagaaaatgtcaatatttttttattggagaaaaatgtcaataattctTTTTGGACCTAAATGTCAATACGTTtcattggaccaaaatgtcaataaattatcattattagaCAAAGATgtcagtatttttttattggacctAAATATGAATATGTTTCTATTGGATTAATTTGTTAGATctcaaatttctttttatttaagggtaaaatataattttaggataaatttttacCATTTTTCTATCGTTACAAACATAATGTTACaaaaataatcacttaaaaaatatattgataaacataatttaaaacaaacataataataatgaaaatattgattattaaccataatttgtctgtcacaataaaaattatccaaaataaatattgtaacaacgtaccaatcattacaaatttatccaaattataataatgaatattaatctactataaataaaaaataaatatatctcatattttatttcttcgAATCTTTACGGCTGGACAATCCTAGGATGGGTATGAAGCTCATGTAATACGTTTGGTTCTTGTTATGAAATACTCCATCTGGAATATAATTTGAATTGGTGTTGGAGGCCTAACTGGAGGTGGTTAAACGCAATTGACATTGGTGGAGGTATGAACATTGTTTcctacaacaataataaataatgattagTTATGCATAACATAATTTAACATTAACTCATCAATTATATGTAAAAATCACTCACAATAGCTGGAGTTGGAACACTTTGAGTGGTAGTTGGAGTTTAAGCTAGAGCACTTTCAACATTAGGAGTTTGAGTAATTTCCAAATTAGTTGAAGATTGCTTAACTCGTGGAGTAGATAGAGAGCAGTTAATCTCATCCTACAAATATGTAacatataacataaataatttgtaagaaacaataaaaaaattggctaATCTAGAATGCAAATGGTATCACCAATCCAGAATGCAAAAATTCGAAAGGTTAAAAAGGTGTAGAGAAGTGATTTTCAAAGTGAGGAAGCAATTGCCTctataataacttttttaggCCTAGTTTGTGAAACCAATTAGATCAAACCCAAACAGAAGTTATACAATTAGACTTGGATTTAGAGTTTTGCAATTTGCACTGCAAAcagattttacaaaatattagaAGAAACTAATGGCTGAATAATTAATGCATCCTCAATCATTCACAAATTATTCAGTATGTGGAATATAGAGAATGATCACCAAAATATGTCATGTACAGGTTGTATTCTTTATAGCCTTTGGTTATTCAAAGTTCCGCTGTTGAAGTCCAATATGCAAAAAGAAATTCAATTCGATACAAAGTTTCTGGAAGAACTTTACCAA of Glycine soja cultivar W05 chromosome 1, ASM419377v2, whole genome shotgun sequence contains these proteins:
- the LOC114419259 gene encoding ubiquitin domain-containing protein DSK2b-like isoform X1, producing the protein MGGDATAAAESATAESNAANGVNINIRCSNGSKFSVQIGLDSTIRSFKDAVARNCDISADQQRLIYKGRILKDDQTLQSYGLEADHTVHLVRGFAPSNTTGGTNSVGGGNTTTANTRGAGANEGGGLGGPGFGASLFPGLGGNNGMGGGGLNGLFGAGFPDLEQMQQPFLSNPNLMRDIMNTPAMQNLINNPDIVRNLIMNNPQMQELMDRNPELAHILNDPSTLRQTLEATRNPEIMREMMRNTDRAMSNIESSPEGFNMLRRMYENVQEPFLNATTMAGNTGNDAAAVRNQSTNPSTTNSEATSPVPNTNPLPNPWSSTGTGGGQNNTRRSTTTGGEARQSTPTGLGGLGLPDLEGMLGGTGMPDAAMLTQLMQNPAISQMMQSILSNPQTMNQILGVNNEQRGMPDLNSLREVMQNPEFLRLFSSPETLQQLLSFQQALLSQLGQQQSTQEPGQTGGGTGPMNNLGLEMLSSMFGGLGAGSLAVPNRSNEPPEQLYATQLSQLQEMGFFDTQENIRALIATSGNVHAAVERLLGNSGQ
- the LOC114419259 gene encoding ubiquitin domain-containing protein DSK2b-like isoform X2, with amino-acid sequence MGGDATAAAESATAESNAANGVNINIRCSNGSKFSVQIGLDSTIRSFKDAVARNCDISADQQRLIYKGRILKDDQTLQSYGLEADHTVHLVRGFAPSNTTGGTNSVGGGNTTTANTRGAGANEGGGLGGPGFGASLFPGLGGNNGMGGGGLNGLFGAGFPDLEQMQQPFLSNPNLMRDIMNTPAMQNLINNPDIVRNLIMNNPQMQELMDRNPELAHILNDPSTLRQTLEATRNPEIMREMMRNTDRAMSNIESSPEGFNMLRRMYENVQEPFLNATTMAGNTGNDAAAVRNQSTNPSTTNSEATSPVPNTNPLPNPWSSTGTGGGQNNTRRSTTTGGEARQSTPTGLGGLGLPDLEGMLGGTGMPDAAMLTQLMQNPAISQMMQSILSNPQTMNQILGVNNEQRGMPDLNSLREVMQNPEFLRLFSSPETLQVKWLDDGLLAKGLGKIDFDIP